A window of Phyllopteryx taeniolatus isolate TA_2022b chromosome 19, UOR_Ptae_1.2, whole genome shotgun sequence contains these coding sequences:
- the bccip gene encoding protein BCCIP homolog has product MASAQSPGPSPPRPRSAHVCSMASSAKKRAVGLGENPRESDDSTDESLGEDGDSTGEDSQASEEEINEEVTVDFEAHAVSHNDYNGIKKLLQQLFLKAHVNTSEMTDIIIQQNHVGSVIKQAEVPEDSDDDDPDEVFGFITMLNLTERKGVQCVEQLKELILDQCEKSSGRAAAEQLEQTLGDTAEPVGLLLSERFVNVPPQIALPLHKQLQEEIREAERTNKPSGKYHYCLMISKTCKEVGKSIPARGSAPKDEYMFINAEEEFFYEHAVSKFHFSVQEDADSCLSGRWSFDDVPMKPFRTVMLIPVDRVPAVMDKLKEYLTV; this is encoded by the exons ATGGCGTCCGCGCAATCCCCAGGTCCTTCTCCGCCACGCCCACGCTCGGCGCATGTTTGCAGCATGGCGTCGTCGGCTAAGAAGAGGGCGGTAGGTCTGGGGGAGAATCCCCGGGAAAGCGACGACAGCACGGACGAGAGTCTGGGGGAAGACGGCGATTCCACCGGGGAGGACAGCCAAGCGTCCGAAGAGGAGATTAACGAG GAGGTGACGGTGGACTTCGAAGCCCACGCCGTTTCACACAACGACTACAATGGCATCAAGAAGCTCTTACAACAG CTGTTTCTGAAGGCTCATGTCAATACGTCAGAGATGACCGACATCATTATCCAGCAGAACCATGTCGGAAGTGTCATCAAG CAAGCAGAGGTGCCCGAAGACAGCGACGACGACGACCCAGATGAAGTGTTTGGCTTCATCACCATGCTGAACCTCACAGAACGAAAG GGTGTGCAGTGCGTGGAGCAGTTGAAAGAGCTGATCCTGGACCAGTGCGAGAAGAGCTCGggccgcgccgccgccgagcagCTGGAGCAGACGCTCGGCGACACGGCCGAGCCCGTCGGCCTCCTGCTCAGCGAGCGCTTCGTCAACGTGCCGCCGCAGATCGCGCTGCCGTTGCACAAGCAGCTACA GGAGGAGATCCGTGAAGCTGAGCGAACCAACAAGCCCAGCGGGAAGTACCACTACTGCCTGATGATCAGCAAGACCTGCAAGGAGGTCGGCAAGAGCATTCCCGCCAGAGGCTCCGCCCCCAAGGACGAATACATGTTTATCAATGCTGAGGAGGAATTCTTCTACGAG CACGCCGTCTCCAAGTTCCACTTCTCGGTTCAGGAGGACGCCGACTCGTGCTTGAGCGGCCGCTGGTCCTTCGACGACGTTCCCATGAAGCCGTTCCGCACGGTCATGTTGATCCCGGTGGACCGGGTGCCCGCCGTCATGGACAAACTCAAAGAATATCTGACCGTGTGA